The DNA sequence tttattttattttttatgtggtgctgaggatcaatcccagtgccttaCTCacgctaggtgagtactctacctctgagccattaCCTCAGCCCCAAGAAGAGTATAAAATTTTTAACCTACACCTGAAACTATTATAAAAATGGGTTGATAGACCCCAGAGATGAATACTACCTCACTTCAgaccaaatttttaatttagaaaatagaaGAATATTATCTTAATGCTGAGGAAATTTTGGATTATTAATCACTGAACTCTTGATTGAGACCTGGGAACTGATTTACCTTCTGGGTAAAACCTGAACTTTTCAAGCCCACACATTTTCCATGAGTTTAGTGTATTGTGCTGGATGTCTTTTCTCCACAAGATGTCATCTTTACGTTTAAAGACTATGTATGACACAGATGTCTTGAAGATGTCCATGCCCTGATCCCTAGAACCTGTAAGTCTGTTATGTCATATGGCAGAAGGGACTTTGCATATGTAATTCAGATTATGGACCTTAAAGTAGGGAGATCATTCTGGATAAGGTGGGTGTGCCCAATCTAAGCATGTGAATCCTTAAACTCAGAGAACTTTTTCCACTGAAATCAGAGAGATTAAAGTGGCTCAGTTGTTGGCAGGAAAACAGAGGGCCCAGGGAATCATTCCTACAACCGTAAGGAACTGAATTctaaatgagtttggaagtagaTTCTTCCCTTCCAGTAAGGAAGGTAGCAGCCGAGCCTACACCTTGCTTTTGACTTCGTGAAACACTGAGCAGAGAATGCAGCAATGCTTTGCAagacttctgacctacagaaactGAGGTAATACATAGGGGCTGTTCTAAGCCAAGGAGTTTGCCATAATTTGTtgcacagcaatagaaaactaatacagcaAATTTACCGTAATAATTAACAAAATCTATCTGGCCTATTTGCATTTTGAAACACTTCTAGTTATCTTCCCCAGTGTCTgttctccccttctttcttaaTGTAAAACTCTTGACTATGAGCTGGATATGACTACCTAGAATAACAAAAGATTATTTCCTAGCCTATCTTCCTGGTTTGGTGTGGACAAATGTGATTAAAGTCTAGCCAATAAGATGTAATCAGAAATGTTGGGTGTGGTCAgatgtggtggtacacgcctgtatttccagctatttgggagcctgaggcaggaggatcacaagtttgaggtcagctgcagcaatttagcaagaccctgtctcaaaataaaaataaaaagagctggtggtattgctcagtggtagcctgcccctgggttcaatccctacctctgcaaaaacaaaacaaaacaaacataaatgttGGGTGCACCTTTCAGAATGCTGCTTTAAAAGAAAGAGGTgtgccttttcttccttcctacttCCTGGGGGCTGTTAGACTAATGTAAGGGCTGGCATTCATAGAGCCATCTTGGGTCATGAGGTGGCATGCTAAAGACAGTAGTACCGcaagaagagaggagggaggctgggcttTTATGATCATAAAGTAGCCATCCATCCCTGAACTCCTTAATTGCAGATTCTTCAATGTGAGACAGAAAGAATCTCCTATCTTGTTTAAGCTAGTCTTCCTGGCCATAAATTATTGCCAAATGGTGAAAGAAAAagttgtgtgtacatgtgtgtttataatttttttccctagcaTTGGGGATTTACCCaaagccttacacatgctagccaTCGccccaccactaagctacaccccagccgtatttctttttaaaaccataaattcACATCAGCATTTCTTATTTAACTTGAATATTACTATATCCTTTTTTATTTGACTGCAAtacatagttttatatttattttctttacaacatACCACATCTGCTTTTATCTTGCAATCCCTGATCCCAAATACATCTTCTCTCTACAGGGAGAGTGATTACCATTCTGTAATTACTATATTGATAGATATGGACCAATGGGAtagtgggaagagagagagagagagagagagagagagagagagagagagagagagagagagagggaggggctggggggaggggacgggtgtatatgtgtgtgtgagcgtgAACGTGAGCATGCAAGAGCTTATGATACTGTCAGAGAGTAGCTGAAGGTACAAATTATATAATACCAGGTAATAGGAAGCTTAAGAAGGAGCATAAGACAGTACAgattattaaaaagaagagagagtgTGGAGACAGGTTGAAACAGGAACAGTGAAGGTAAATGAGTGAGAGTGCTGGAGTAAGGAGGTGGTGGTCAGAGTGTGGAGTGACTTAAGTTCAGACTTCAAAGGTGGAGTAATTCTAGGAGGTGGTCAAGCAAAGGACATATGGTCATAGATGTGTTCCATGGTCCATGTGTGACCTTCTACCCGCATCTCCAGCTCTGTACATCTGCTCTCAGCCAGAGCAAACATACACACCCAAGTCTTGGGTGGGAAGATGAGGGCCAGAGTCCATCTGGGTCATGGTATAAGTGTACAGCCAGGATCCCTGCCTGCCAGTTGTCCCAGTAAATGCAAAATATGTACTGTGTTTAGGCTAGGCATATGCCCCTTCCTGGCTCATGAACCCTGTGGAGTGCTCTGTGGCCCTCCCCATACTTAGCTTGTGGCTgagcctcccaccccagcccataCGGTGCTGGCTGAGACCCATGATGTTGGCACTCTTCACAGGAAGGAGCCTGCAGGGTACTCTAAGGCTGGTCCATCTGGGCCCCTGTAGGAGCCTGTCAGGCCTACCTGCACCACCTGTCTCCAAATAGCGCTGAGCAGGAAGCTGGGATAGGGGAATAGGAGGAGCAAAAACTGCAAAATAGTGCAAGTCTCTCTCCCTGCCAGACCTTGCCCTGATTCTAGGGCTGCAGGTACAAAGAAATGTAGCAGGAGACTAGAAGGGCAACAAGGGATGAGGGGTGGACTGTGAGAAGGGCCAGGTCTGAGCTGCCCAACTCTGCTCTTCTCTATTCTTAACCTTGGGTATTTGGCACATGCAAAGAGGTGGGATATAGACAACCTGAGGGAACCACTCTCCTAACCACTTTCCTGCCCCAAAGATGTTTTTACCGGGACAGGGGAGGGCAGAAGGCAGTGATGGGGGCTGAGTCTTCGAAGGATCTGAGTCTTCAGAGTGGGAATATGAGGAAGCCAGAGAAACTTGAGTATTTCCAGCCACCTAGCAGATTCCCCCGACGTAGGCGCAGGGACACCCGgtccccagggtccaggggaagcAGCACAGAGCTGGTGGCTGCCTCCCGGGTCACATCAGGATCATTGGCAAAGGCTGAGATGACAGGCCATGTATTCAACATCAGGCTTACCTGGGGAGGGGAGCCCAGTTAGcatccctcccccacaccctAGCTCAGGACCCTCCCTTTGCCAAGGGCTTCCTCTCCAGAACCTAGGGCTTAATGGACTCTCCTGGTAGTGCTGAGGGGTGGCCAGTGTTTGACTCAAAACATTATCCACACTGTGGTAGGCAGGACCTTTCCTCGCTTGCTCCTGGCCACCAGGACACAAGTCAGTGGAGAGTTTGCCCAGGGCTCAGTGGTGCTCCActtatgccccctcccctccctcaagagctggggatgggccCAGCATTCAGATCACCTGGACAGTTTGGCGATTGTACACCTTCACCACATGGAACCGGAAGCTGTAGACTCCCCGGACAGGGGCCACGAAGGAGCCTGAGGCCCGGTCAAAGCCACCGCCTTCATTCACCAGGACCTGGGGGAAGCAGATCCTGCTGAGTAGGGCTCAGGGATGCCAGAGTGGGGCTCTCTGGGATAACACTGGGGATGGGACAGGGGCAATGAGTATGGGAAAGAAGAGGTGGTAAGCAGGAGTGAACAggaatgtacatattttaaaaaaatggtaaaaagggCAAGGag is a window from the Urocitellus parryii isolate mUroPar1 chromosome 6, mUroPar1.hap1, whole genome shotgun sequence genome containing:
- the Cbln3 gene encoding cerebellin-3, coding for MLGARRHWLPDPLHSLGLPLALLLLALGAGLAQEGSEPVLLEGECLVVCEPGRAAAGGPGGAALGEAPPGRVAFAAVRSHHHEPAGETGNGTSGAIYFDQVLVNEGGGFDRASGSFVAPVRGVYSFRFHVVKVYNRQTVQVSLMLNTWPVISAFANDPDVTREAATSSVLLPLDPGDRVSLRLRRGNLLGGWKYSSFSGFLIFPL